In one Nicotiana tomentosiformis chromosome 6, ASM39032v3, whole genome shotgun sequence genomic region, the following are encoded:
- the LOC138893729 gene encoding uncharacterized protein produces the protein MSFEALLRLDKFTKLFYVHFSGAPSEDPRDYLDRCHEVLRNIGIVKTNGVNFAVFQITGSAKRGWRDYTLTRPAGSPALTWDQISQLFLEKFIPATLREDYRMQFEPLQQGSMTVTQSLKTSGDLLLLDMVDFDVILGMDWLLPYHATLDCHPKTVTLAMPGLPQLEWRRTLGHSTSRVISYVKDRCMVEKGCLAYLAYVHDSSAEVPSMDSVTVLCEFPEVFPADLSGMPPDKDIDFCIDLALGT, from the exons atgtcttttgaggctttgttgaggttggataagtttaccaagctcttttatgttcatttcagtggtgcaccttctgaggacccacgggATTATCTAGACCGCTGCCACGAGGTATTGCGGAACATAGGTATAGttaagaccaatggggtcaactttgcagtgtttcagataactggttccgccaagagagggtggagagattatacgttAACTAGACCAGCTGGTTCGCCTGCACTAACCTGGGATCAGatttcacagctatttctagagaagttcatccctGCCACTctaagagaggattaccgcatgcAGTTTGAGCCTCTTcaacagggtagtatgactgttaccca GAGTCTTAAGACTAGCggagatctcctacttcttgatatggtagactttgatgttatcttgggtatggattggctattaCCTTATCATGCTACATTGGATTGTCAccccaagacggtgaccttagccatgccgggtttgcctcaattagagtggagaaggactcttggccattctaccagcagggttatttcttatgtgaaagatcgatgtatggtcgagaagggatgtctagcatatttaGCCTATGTTCATGATtcgagtgcggaggttccttccatggattcagtaacAGTTTtgtgtgagtttccagaggtgtttcctgcagatctatcggggatgccacccgacaaagacattgacttctgtattgatttggctctaggtacTTAG